A region of the Hydra vulgaris chromosome 12, alternate assembly HydraT2T_AEP genome:
gatgctTTATTAAATGACATATTCAAATCATTAACCTTTCTCCCAAGTTTTTTTGCCTTATAATTGCCCAGATTTCAATAACTCTCAATTCTGAACAGTTCAGAGGATTTTCTGTTTTAGGCACTACTTTCAcatcattttgtttatattacttCATAACAAGTTTACTATAATATCTTGAAGCTAAATCAGGCCAGAACACAGGTCTACTATCATGTCATTTGATGAGgtaaaagacattttttgtaAACTCCTTTACCATATAACTTGATTAAAAAGTGTCAAAAATATAAGGTGATGATTTTTTCCCACACTTCCACATACTAACAAGATTTGCCAAATCAATCCTTTTTTTCTGTATACCTATATAATAGACAGCACCAGGAATTTGCTAATGATTGTACTTTATATAAGTTTCATTGTcttcaaaatttaaagattatCTTCAAGTTGTCATTTAACTTCCCTGCAGCAGGATCTTGCACTATAATTTTGAGTTGCAGAACAGCTATGCAATTTTTGTGAATTGAAAGAATGAAGACAATGTTTcgaacttttacaacaaaactatGAGAAAATCAGTAGCATAGCTTCAGATTtggattttataaatatttgtgcaCATTTGGATTTTATAGATATTTGTGCattattttttctctaatatattcttattttgttcttcttttaaagaaaaaagatatattttgtttcacatttattttgtgtaCACCATTTGCTAATTTGCCAACATAGTTACTTAATCCTCTACTTTACATCTTCTTTAATTATCATTCACTACTGACCTCCACATATGTTGTATATGTACAAAGTTAGCATTTGCTcatgtttttattatgttattatcaATTGTTCCATCAAGTCAATTACATGTGACTTTTCATTCAGCAACTTATCTActgtaattaatttttcatgttaaaaaaacttctatttatctagttttttcttCTCTAACATTggtattttgaaattttactctGTCATCTTATTTTTTTGACTCATACAATtgacaactttttaagtctgtCAATCGCTTTCTGTTAACTGCCCACTTAAGTAGTGGTTGCATGCAGCTTTGTTGGGcataaactcattaaaaaaaatttaatttaaaacaattttatttgatgtaaatttaaattaaaaaaaaattaatctctACAATTTtcataacattattatttagttattattttataaatattttaattttattggaaGATATTATAACATCTTATTTATAAtctctaataaaattattagatataaTATCGTATCtataatatctaataaaattaactataatttataaaaccaaataaaaccaatatcataattttattttattttgaaaattttattcttaattgttataaaatagtttcaacttatttacataaaaaaacatcagaaataaaTCAGAAACAGTTGTCATAGAACTAATATAACTTGAGCAACAGCAGAATAaagatttagttttttgttttattagtgttaaaatattaaactaaacaaACCTCAGGATTGCGAAAACCCTTTTTTTCAATGAATTCACGAAAAACTTTAACTGCATGCAATGAAGAAAGAACTTGattctaaaaatattaggaagaaaaaaaatgcaatcaacaacaaattaaatttctgaaaaaagttatattttgttgataaagagataataatttaaattaataataaaataaaaataatatataataaaaacaattaccaTCTCTTCATTTTTCATTTCTGAAGCGACATCTGTTGAAACATTATTTAGACCATAAAAGGGCTGTCTAGAAAGATTTGACTTATGTTCTTGGTACCATATTTTTGGATCTAGGTACCATGATccatatttgattttttttgggCTATGTTTACTCATTGgtttctaattaaataaaaaaaaatttagttacattaaacctttattttaagagaaataatatattatacaacAATAAGAAGAACAGATATACAATAACAAGagatatattatacaatataaaaaactttgccttatttaattatgttttaaatggccttataaaaaacaaaattaaataaattaaaaatttaatttaacttttttagcatTATACTTATGATTTTGttcaacaaaagttttaatgcaACAAGAACATTTCATAACTGTTACTTtattttcacaaacttttttaaacatatttgtttaaattaagaaTGCAAGCAACCACTTTCTAAGTTAGAAATTACAAAAGAAGAGAggtaaagaacaaaaaaaaaaaagtcaagaagatccagcatttattaacctaggcaggaaacaatgtaacaggTTTACACCTATGCCcacctaatagatgaagaaggggtcaAGACTggttagtaaaattattttgcttacccctaaagtctttgccttgGAAGCCtcctacaagacagtagctggacgCTGTTAGCGTCTatccaagatgagtatttttactGAGATACCACCACTAGCCTTCATTAAACCAAGAGCCCCTAGGCAGGAGATTTTCAAGTCAAAGTTAGTTTCTTCTAgcatttgcctaaaaaagcacACCCTACAAGGTAGCAGGGCATGgggcaggttgtactgggttacatgataCTAGTAGCAAGGTGGTCATGATGATCCGAAACCTGACCTAGGATAATTTAAAGGAGCTACTTCCTGCAAACAAAACCTTAAAACACTAGGCATGGTATTTTGGAAATGCATTAGGAAAAATACTATATCTAACAAATACTAGAGATTAAGGTGAGCGTATGTTTATAGTTAGAGTAACTAGTTAGCTAATGAGCTCACACCGCATCAAAACAGATTTGAACATTTAAACAGAACATTTAAACACAACACAagcataaagtaacttacgggtgagtaaGCACCATGctagaggttcagacagaacacaaacatacatatataaagtaACTTACACGCGAGtaaacaccgcgccagaggttcagataAAACCGTGCAACTCTTAATGGAGATAATATACAGATAATATTAAAGTCACTTGTGGTTTAACTTTTGCTTTgaaattaaatgtaatataaataatttgaataagtAAATTGAAATAAGTTAAACATACAAGAAGTTTATAATTTGTCATTGACATTGTCATGTTAAGTTTGATTATAAAGATtagtgttttaagaaaaataaatttttttatatataaaaagttgtttcgaatttattaaattcttaataACATAATGATTCAAGCtttcaaaaaacaagttttttgatcttaaataataaacaaattatccaaacttaaattattttaaaacacacaatttgtttatttttattaatttaatttggataattaatttaatttatttttatttggtttaatacattgtttctgttaaatattttataaatattttatatttcatttttatgagtttttttctttgaaacttaagattttttaaattaaaaattttaagttgaaatttttcagttgttttttgtTCCAAACCATCCAACCTAATTTCCAACATCATAACATATCATCAACCTAGTTTCCAACATCATAACATATTATCCAACCTAGTTTCACAGCAGTTGCTATAGACGGACACATGAAGTTTAGTATGATAACCTTTTAActcaaaacaaaatagtttggaataaaaaataaaaaataatggaattgaaacaaacttaaaatatacaacttttatttcaaactaaagtattcaaaaaagtttcagaaaaagttacactttgtctatttttataacaattgttataatacaactattttttttttaaataaaaaaataataaaacttacttGTGCATCATAGTCAAGTGTGTCAGCAGATAATGGATATTGACCACCAACACATAGCTCAGAAGGAACAGTGGTTAATTCTATTACTTGAACAGGAATTGATAACGAAGGCTAGAGTAGAAGCAAAGATGTAATTTAATACTTCCTGCtcttaaaaaatcatttcactATATAACTTGGAAACTTTTAATGAATTCTTggtaaaaaagtttacaaaactcaaaaacattgaaaatctCAAAATGCgtatattaattcattttttagaaaaccaATCAATTAAAAGGCATACCTTAGTTTCACAGCTGCTGGCAAAtagttcatttatttttgtctcgCTTATGTTATTAGCTTCACCaccctaataaaaaaatatattaaatatatttttaatatttaagataataattttCATGTAAAATGTCTGTCTGTATTGTCTAATATTTACATCAGTGTGCAGATATTTACATCATTGTGCACCAATGTGTACGTAAATAGATCAAAAAGGTAAAATTCTTCTCACCAAATTATGCACCCAATCACAAAAATCTTTTGTAACAATTTCCATCTTGGAAAGCTGAAcataaaaaccaaattaaaagaaaatttaaatggattcaagattgaaaaagttttgacaagataaatataaagtttatcaaCCTGATTAATCTGTgcctttttgtttttaactcttttttcaTCTCTGCTGGGATGATCTCTACTGGGATGAtcttccaatttttttaatgatatggTATTGGAAGCAGATTGAATGGCTTCATGatatctaaaacaaaaacaaaaaaaaacgtaacaaaatttaaatatagattatcttcttaaaatactataaaaataataatattagtatgACAACCATACCTCAGggatttacaataaataaagacaaaaatatataaatttgaatgtGTATTTCACTTTTGAACACACTATGTCTATGCATTCAAAAAATAGACTCAAACAAagtcaacaaaataaagttgaacAACATGAAAGttgaaattaacaaaataagttttaaatgagtaacaaaataagtttacataaatacttaaattttaccCAGAGCATGGTTCAATGAGCGTTGGAACATCGaccttaataaaacaaaaatatcatcaaaaaaacaaaaacatttatcatCATAAAAGCAACCAATCACTAGAAGATCATAACATTAAAAGATGGAAATTTTTTGCttcataaaacaataataaaactttaattataagtttttaaggGTGTAGAAACTTTGGCAGGAATGACGCTCATCTCTGTGCCCTTTTTTGTAAGTTTACATGggcaaataaataattatataaaatatattaaagtaaaatttaaaaagtttataaaattataaatttatttataaaatttttaaggaaaCATCAGGATGCCTGAATAAAGAAATCTGATAAAACGCAAGAGtcatttttttgcttgttgttTGCAAATTCATCAACTTGACCACCTGGAATAATAAACAAATGGAAGGTAAAGGAAACAAATGAAAGGTAGCCTAAACTGAACAAACTGAATATGGAACTGAAAAAACTCTGAGAACAAAGAAACAACTCAGAACAAAAACTTACTGGAACCACAGAAgagtgaaataaaaacaaatagaatTGAGTGTAATAAGTTgagagaaaataaaataattcagtGTTGTTCTGCAACTATAAAAAACCATTATTGGAACTTTATCTAaatcttttcaataaaaacatgTTCCATGTTCATCAAAACTTTAATCTGAATAtagaaaaaatctaaacaaaaatgatataaaaagaGTCTCGCCTAACCcataaattctatttttaacaagtttttcacTGCCAGTGTAGTCATTTACTCCCACTAAAGCCTGctatagttttaaataactattatctTGCTTTgtcttaaaacaaatttttaatatattatttattagtatttatatcaAACCTATACAATTTTATacctgctttttttttttttttgaataaaactgaCTCATCACAATAACTGACTTATCAAATTTTCATacaaaggtttttataaaatgcttggaaatttaattttacatgaaGTTATTTATGACTATTTTAcctatttcaaaatattttcttctataaaataaaaatatataataagtttCTTTATACATACTCCAGTTCTATATACATAATCCTCTGCTCTTATCTACAAAACTCCTTTAAGGCAAAATAGACCTTGCTTAGATTTTTTGGTTGATTGAAGTTATTGAtgatgattaataaaaataattatcttgaaaaaaaaaaaatgtccagCTCAAAGCACAACTTTAAAGGTaagcaaaaaagtaaaaaatcaagcTTAATCACACACAATCTTGATTAGTGACTTATTTTTGACCTTAGCTTGTGTTTAGTTTCTTCTTGTTCTTTTTCAAGTATCAGGTAGGGTGGGGTAATATGGATTGTTAGGGTAATAATATAATAGGGTAATATGGATATAAATATGCATTCAATAAATATGCATGGAGTAAGTTATCTATACATAATGGTGAAACCTGAAAATTTCCAACAGTTTATACACATAATTAGCTTCTTTTTTTAGCattaacaatgtttaaaaaacattgttaatgctaaaaacaaaaacattttatttaaaaaaaaataaaaaaaacattacgtTTCAAAACTTTTGTCTGCAGACTTCAGTAATATTACTTATCCAagaataataatgtatattttttagttagaCCATCATGTAACaacatgtaaaatataatttataagttCTCTAACCCATATTGACAAATAGACAAAAATCTAAAATGGGGTAAAATGTATATACAGGTAAAATGATAGTGGGTTAAAAtggtatatataaaatatataaaatcttattaacaTTATAGAACTTTGTTACAAAATCATAAGCTACatgacatttatttatatacttaagctcacttttgcttttaaatatagtattatatatttttcagtaacataaaatagttttatataatgttaCTGAACTATTTACATTAAGATCATAgttcaaatttgttttctttgaaTGACTAGGGTAAACTTAAACTCCTAtctaaatatttgatattttattttcgtattcctcattttattttattaccatattttactttataattaaattttatattttatataattaaagttaatttttaaaggtaattttaaagttaatatataataagtatcCGTATTACCCCACCAGTGGGGTAATATGGATATATGAAAGGTGTTGCTAAAAAAGGATTAGTAAGTTggttattgaaaatatatttatgtcttACTCATTGTGAAGTTATTGTATACACCCTgaatgtaaagaaaaataaccGAAGTTTTTATGGTggtaattaactaaaaaaaaaattatattaaaaaaaaataactaaaattatgTCCATATTACCCCACCCCACCCTATATAatctcattaaaatatttatctaagaCGCCTTATACATCAAATTCACACTACCATCTTATTTCTTAGAAATAGCTTAAAATTTGATtgtctttttgtgattttctttgtcaTGGTCCTTTATCTGACGTTTTTTATCTCTATGCTAAAAATCTTCTGGATTCAGGAAAGCTTGGAGGTTTTTATTCCTTCACAtcagttttaaatcaagccTCAACTACCCTACTTTCTCCTTTTTATTCAGCTGTTGTGTCTAaccttttttacaaaactaaacctcatgaaaaatttcttttttaggaaTTATAAAAACTGATGTGAAAAAGTACTAACTAGGTCTATTACTCTGAGATtataaaacctaatttttatatcataagAGAATCACACTTTTCCTTATATTCTAGAAAAACATGTTAATTCATGGTTAAACATCCTGCGATAGTTGTACATAAGTATTCTCAATTCAGTACTCTTTACACAACAACATAGAGATTATCTtggttataatttaaaatatccggaaaattcttttttaataatatccggaaaaaatacagaaaaaacttttaagaaatatccggaaaaatccAGGAACAAAAATGCATTTTGTGTAATTAAGAATAtcttatgtgtttaaaaaaaaagctttggcgggcattcttttatataaaagaaaaatatactaATACTTACTTATAtagagtttataaaataaattaaactagattttttaggtgaaatagttaaaataaataaagtgatCTCTCAGTGCCGAgtgttaacatattttaaataatccttaaaaaataagtttcatattAATTAAATGTTCTAAAGCAAAGTATTTAGTGAAACATTAacgaaaaactttataatttttaacgccatttttttttaaaggtaaattcCGGCTCttcgatttttttaataaatactggTGTAATTatgcttttgtagttaataaatgATGCCAAgcaaaaaaacctcttttattaacataattaaacattcataaatataattaaaaaatataattaaattttaataatatttaaaacttgagTTATGAATGTTagtttgggttttcccttttgcaatcaattttttatgtagATGAATGCTTTTATGCATAACCAATTATAAAAcgtataataaacaaatacaaataacaaGCTCATTAAGTAAAcgctttaaaaacttaatttgatttattttaaaaacaaaattaatattagtgcTATAAATATTTGAAGAGTGCATTTCCAAAAGAATGTAAGTGATAAAGTCCCTCATTTTTAGTTTACTGCTTAGATTGGTTTTAAGTGCCACTGattctcattttatagatagGAGCGATACTACTGATTATAGTGTCTTAAATGCGCATTAAACGTGTTGTGCAAGTCATAAGGGTGTAAGTACCTAGGTGCAACAGCAACAGCTGCAGGCTTCAGTCACTATCACAAGTGGAACTCTGCTGTGTTGTTGCTTAggcttttattataattataggtTGTGTTTCTAGTTGAATTGTTAGTTTTATGATGAATCAAGTACGAAAGGGTAAAGCCTAAGAAGAAGAGAAGAAATGTTGATACATGGAAGAaaagtgttgtaaaaaaaaaagaggaatttAGGAGAAGGTTATGCTTcccaaaaacaaaaactatcaACCTACCAAAAACTCTTCCAATAGAggtaaatatcataaaatagtAGTAATTTTTGCCAAACTAATTATCGCTATTAACAAAATCAAATGTATTAAACTAGTATTTATTGATTCTACACTatacaaaagttaaaatgaaCTAAAATGCCTAAAATAGCACgaatgtcttttttaaatgggacattgtataaattgtttaataaactcTGCGGTAAATGCCTTTATTATTCAAACCAgatattttacaacaaaaaatattaggcAGATTTATGAAGAAAATAATCACCTCTCAACCAGAAGTATAATTGCAAATCagcaattgattttttgttaatatcttaataaataaattgttttgataatttttaataaactttaataaactaaaaacttgaatgaatgGCAAGAATAGTgttttctactttaattcaaaatcaGTTACTCAAATCAGTGCAAAATATTACTATCAGGAGCTGGCCAACAACTGAAACCAAAATTGCTGATAGTTACATTGATTGAGTGATGAGATATTATGATTGGTGTTTTTATGTTACATATGCTGTTTTTtgctttgattttaaaatatccaCTAAATATGTTCAATATGTACTGCACTCATGAATAAAACTATTATGAACCCAAAAAtctggattttttattttctttccaaatgtttacattcattatttttaaatttttgttaaaagggcaattttttagatatgcagtagtggtgtagtggtagagcgctcgcttcataagcaagaggttccaagttcgattcccaccacgcccctggtagtaccgtgctcaacttgtttctccgtgaAGTGGCCTTGTTTATAAAGGTTCGTATTTtggagttataaagttgagagagggttataaccacaagtatcctcctcatctgtagtggccttctcagccttttTTGATatgaagctttttttattttttgaaaaattgtggcTTTAACAAAAACCATATGATTCATATcgttaaatacataaaacatgtttgtttgtttttttttaatttaatataaaccaGTGTGTGATGTTAAGtaaacttgagattttttttttttaatttacaaaaagaagttattatatttagtatagaattttttaacaaaaagataatttgttaaaaattgaaaatatgtaATGTTTCCTTataattgaaagaaataaaacaataatttctatttgacaaaatttttcatCACATTATTTAGCgaaattctaaaaaacaaataaagtaataacttatttcaaagttttgaaaaaaatcataattatatgtaataaaaattttaatttattttataattttttaatgaaatattcaaatgaaatattaaagcaaaaaacagcatacataacataaacaaatatcaagtcattataatttattttttttgctaaatcttatgttaatttttttttgctaaatcttatgttaatttttgcaaaattttaaaatatttaaaagctttttattttatgtttgacaactaaaaagttttttaaacatttgtagaaaactttatcataactcaatattttatttaagaaaagacttaaggggtaaacagattctatctgttgaccagcctcaaacccctttttcatctattaggctggcacagATGTATTTATCATACATTAGTTTCAggttaggatgttgaatgctggatcttcttgactcaatgcatgaattttgcttgtgtctctatttttataactaggcaactcattttattatctcctaatgaggatACAGGTCTaaaagttttatggttctgaggtaGGCTGGTAGTTGgatttcccgaactctgtggtagctctcagagaatatcagagtactaacagtacCATGTTGCACATGAATGGTGTCCCTGTTCGTACTTTTGGTGCGCATCATCGAGGTAGCATTTGGAGCACTTTGTtacagcttagggtttattattagtattgagGCAACTGCTTGGTCTATTAAATAGTGCACTGAGTACTATCTGCAGACTTGGGCAGGAATGGTGTGGGATCGAatgctattgctgaccacgcaaataattttttttgttgacaactCGACCATGACTGTTTAGatactttgataatttaaacatttcagaaatacactgaaaaagaaacattaagctaaacttaaactaggaaaaaatttaaaaaactaaagaaaaaagaaagcaattctttatgaaaaagaaaatatgtaggctttaaaataaaactcaaaaactcAAATTCAaagcaaaaattactttttgttatgcttttgatttttttaaaaataaggtagtctttttaaaatagtaatttttaatcatttaatgcTCTGATTAGTAAGtcgagtttaaaaataaaaagtttttaaacaattattgataaaacagaaacaaaacaaaaaaataaagcaattaaattattcatttgaAATAGGAAGATTTAACttaatcataatttaaagtaacttaaaagaataatatctaaaaagattttttgaaagacgtgttaaaatagtttcaaacatttaaatttatcataaaaaatacatgcctacgtaaaattaaaaaaaaactaaattaaacattt
Encoded here:
- the LOC100206913 gene encoding protein FAM47E isoform X3 translates to MEHNLGSETRQIKECRYCERLNAKYKKKHLSTKSWAFVKEDLVNDGPTVDSDYNKTEPSEIQIITKSKKKLVSKTPKYFNKDDAVYSKSLARTYKNRERLKGLEKELLSHPLVFSSEIKESLSPELYEDLVNILDPTLKIKEDVELLSNTSENMPLSNKVSHHPVSSSNKVDVPTLIEPCSGYHEAIQSASNTISLKKLEDHPSRDHPSRDEKRVKNKKAQINQLSKMEIVTKDFCDWVHNLGGEANNISETKINELFASSCETKPSLSIPVQVIELTTVPSELCVGGQYPLSADTLDYDAQKPMSKHSPKKIKYGSWYLDPKIWYQEHKSNLSRQPFYGLNNVSTDVASEMKNEEMNQVLSSLHAVKVFREFIEKKGFRNPEFLKDVPVGNDDDAGHNVADSSK
- the LOC100206913 gene encoding protein FAM47E isoform X2 is translated as MAEQKYNLLISQCEKHTKIRQQPWYCERLNAKYKKKHLSTKSWAFVKEDLVNDGPTVDSDYNKTEPSEIQIITKSKKKLVSKTPKYFNKDDAVYSKSLARTYKNRERLKGLEKELLSHPLVFSSEIKESLSPELYEDLVNILDPTLKIKEDVELLSNTSENMPLSNKVSHHPVSSSNKVDVPTLIEPCSGYHEAIQSASNTISLKKLEDHPSRDHPSRDEKRVKNKKAQINQLSKMEIVTKDFCDWVHNLGGEANNISETKINELFASSCETKPSLSIPVQVIELTTVPSELCVGGQYPLSADTLDYDAQKPMSKHSPKKIKYGSWYLDPKIWYQEHKSNLSRQPFYGLNNVSTDVASEMKNEEMNQVLSSLHAVKVFREFIEKKGFRNPEFLKDVPVGNDDDAGHNVADSSK
- the LOC100206913 gene encoding putative protein FAM47D isoform X4; the protein is MAEQKYNLLISQCEKHTKIRQQPWYCERLNAKYKKKHLSTKSWAFVKEDLVNDGPTVDSDYNKTEPSEIQIITKSKKKLVSKTPKYFNKDDAVYSKSLARTYKNRERLKGLEKELLSHPLVFSSEIKESLSPEVELLSNTSENMPLSNKVSHHPVSSSNKVDVPTLIEPCSGYHEAIQSASNTISLKKLEDHPSRDHPSRDEKRVKNKKAQINQLSKMEIVTKDFCDWVHNLGGEANNISETKINELFASSCETKPSLSIPVQVIELTTVPSELCVGGQYPLSADTLDYDAQKPMSKHSPKKIKYGSWYLDPKIWYQEHKSNLSRQPFYGLNNVSTDVASEMKNEEMNQVLSSLHAVKVFREFIEKKGFRNPEFLKDVPVGNDDDAGHNVADSSK